In Bacteroidota bacterium, a single genomic region encodes these proteins:
- a CDS encoding OmpA family protein: MKKTLSLLIPCLFIAILWSGCTAYYLKKANREYESFNYVSAIDGYKKVLKSKVTDEAQIRLADSYRQINKSDKAEEVYAEVVKIKGVDPINYLYYAKALINNGKRDAAKPWLDKYISLKPDDKTAQAMRDANNNPASITSEEGLFKIDMASIDGLTSCFGALERKDEVIFSGQTSVGIGGKKDEWSGESYYDIYTSKKSGTTWSKPQGIEGDVNGIYHEGPATFNKTGDEMYFTRSNYFKKKLKASSKSENNLKIFKAKLVNGKWEGNEEMPFNSDEYSVGHPSLSADGKTLYFTSDMPGGKGSSDIYFSKWEGAKWSKPENMGPEINTSGKESFPYVHDEDSSFYFSSDGNLSLGGLDIFKCKWDGSHWSNPENIKAPLNSQKDDFALSIKSDGKGGYLSSNRGGEDRIYEWAPIPPVEPVYTTEGVITDKATGKPLPGAKVVFKNMDEGTEEFVIADENGKYKYTIKPNTHYDIVASKDLYFVKKDKVFVPKSKLGESITKDLALEPIIIDKPIVIENIYYDVAKWDIRPEAALELDKLVQFLKDNAKINIELSSHTDCRASNQYNLTLSEKRAKSAVDYLISKGIEAARLKAKGYGETKLLNKCADGVTCTDEEHQMNRRTEIKVLKITG, encoded by the coding sequence ATGAAGAAAACACTCAGCTTACTAATTCCCTGCCTATTCATTGCTATATTATGGAGCGGATGTACTGCTTACTACCTTAAAAAAGCCAACCGCGAATACGAGTCGTTTAATTATGTTTCGGCAATCGATGGTTACAAAAAAGTACTGAAATCGAAAGTCACGGACGAAGCACAAATTCGCCTTGCAGATAGCTATCGCCAAATAAATAAATCAGACAAGGCAGAAGAAGTGTATGCAGAAGTAGTGAAAATTAAAGGAGTGGATCCAATCAATTATTTGTATTACGCCAAAGCATTGATAAATAATGGAAAACGTGACGCCGCAAAACCGTGGTTGGATAAATATATTTCTTTAAAACCAGATGACAAAACTGCACAAGCAATGCGAGATGCCAACAACAATCCCGCTTCTATAACATCTGAAGAGGGTTTATTTAAAATTGATATGGCAAGCATTGATGGGCTTACCTCCTGTTTTGGTGCATTAGAAAGAAAGGATGAAGTAATTTTTTCAGGACAAACTTCGGTAGGAATTGGTGGAAAAAAAGATGAATGGTCAGGCGAGTCCTACTACGATATTTATACATCCAAAAAATCAGGAACTACCTGGAGTAAACCACAAGGAATTGAAGGAGATGTAAATGGCATATATCATGAAGGCCCAGCTACGTTTAACAAAACTGGTGATGAAATGTACTTTACAAGAAGCAATTACTTTAAAAAGAAATTGAAGGCAAGCAGCAAAAGTGAAAACAACCTCAAAATATTTAAAGCCAAATTGGTAAACGGTAAGTGGGAAGGCAATGAAGAAATGCCATTTAACAGTGATGAATATTCTGTTGGGCACCCTTCCTTATCTGCCGATGGAAAAACGCTTTATTTTACAAGCGATATGCCTGGTGGGAAAGGCAGTTCAGATATTTACTTTAGTAAATGGGAGGGGGCTAAATGGAGCAAACCTGAAAATATGGGACCCGAAATAAATACTTCTGGAAAAGAGTCCTTTCCATACGTGCATGATGAAGACAGTTCTTTTTATTTTTCATCCGATGGAAACTTGAGTTTAGGTGGTTTAGATATTTTTAAATGCAAATGGGATGGTAGTCATTGGAGCAATCCCGAAAATATTAAAGCACCCCTCAACTCACAAAAAGACGATTTCGCACTATCCATTAAATCAGACGGAAAAGGTGGTTACCTATCAAGCAACAGAGGCGGAGAGGATAGAATTTATGAATGGGCACCGATTCCACCGGTTGAGCCTGTTTACACTACAGAAGGTGTTATTACAGATAAGGCAACCGGAAAGCCGTTACCGGGAGCAAAAGTGGTATTTAAAAATATGGACGAAGGAACCGAAGAGTTTGTAATTGCCGATGAAAACGGAAAATATAAATATACCATCAAGCCAAATACACATTACGATATTGTAGCATCTAAGGACCTGTATTTTGTTAAGAAGGACAAAGTGTTTGTGCCAAAATCAAAACTAGGAGAAAGCATAACAAAGGACCTTGCTCTAGAGCCTATTATTATCGACAAACCAATTGTAATTGAGAATATTTACTACGATGTTGCAAAATGGGACATCCGTCCTGAAGCCGCATTAGAGCTCGATAAACTGGTGCAATTCCTAAAAGATAATGCTAAAATTAATATCGAATTAAGCTCTCATACCGATTGTCGCGCCTCAAATCAATACAACCTAACCCTTTCGGAAAAAAGAGCAAAATCTGCTGTCGATTACCTAATTAGTAAAGGTATTGAAGCGGCTCGTTTGAAAGCTAAGGGATACGGTGAAACCAAGCTGCTAAACAAGTGTGCCGACGGAGTTACCTGTACCGATGAAGAACACCAAATGAACCGCAGAACTGAAATAAAGGTTCTTAAAATTACAGGATAA
- a CDS encoding ATP-dependent zinc protease: MHVATKSIQVIGRREKISFPELELKDVTAKIDTGAYTAALHCSKIWTEENEKGTLLCFKLLDESHPNYNQRTYCFEIFGKRKIKNSSGVFESRFTIKTPIKIGRKKIQASISLTDRGGMKYPVLIGRKLLNKRFVVDVSQLNRLEKKIK; this comes from the coding sequence ATTCATGTGGCAACAAAATCCATCCAAGTAATTGGAAGAAGAGAAAAGATTTCATTTCCCGAGTTAGAACTTAAGGATGTAACCGCAAAAATAGATACAGGTGCCTATACTGCTGCCTTGCATTGCAGTAAAATTTGGACCGAAGAAAATGAAAAGGGAACTTTGCTTTGCTTCAAACTGCTCGACGAATCACATCCTAATTACAATCAAAGAACCTATTGTTTTGAAATTTTTGGAAAGCGAAAAATTAAAAACTCAAGTGGTGTTTTCGAAAGTCGATTCACAATTAAAACACCGATAAAAATCGGAAGAAAAAAAATTCAAGCCAGCATTTCGCTCACCGATAGAGGAGGAATGAAATATCCTGTTTTGATTGGCCGCAAGCTTCTGAATAAGCGATTTGTTGTAGATGTTTCTCAACTGAACCGGCTTGAAAAAAAAATCAAATAA
- the rimK gene encoding 30S ribosomal protein S6--L-glutamate ligase, whose translation MKIAILSRNAELYSTKRIVAAGQLRGHEMLVIDHLKCMLVIEKGKAKVFYKNEEIIGVDAIIPRIGASVTFYGAAVVRQFEMMKVFTATESQALVRSRDKLRSLQLLARAGVGMPKTAFASSAKNIDLILEEIGGLPVVIKLLEGTQGIGVVLAETYNSAKSMFEAFLDLDANILVQEFIKEANGADLRVFIVDGEVVGAMRRQGKSDEFRSNLHRGGVAQLVKLSKEEKRTALKCVKKLGLSIAGVDMLQSKRGPLVLEVNSSPGLEGIEGATKADIAGKIIEYVERNVNIHHSEKPL comes from the coding sequence ATGAAAATAGCAATATTATCGCGTAATGCAGAATTATACTCTACCAAACGAATTGTTGCAGCAGGACAATTGCGTGGGCACGAAATGCTTGTTATCGATCACCTCAAATGCATGCTGGTGATTGAAAAGGGAAAGGCAAAAGTATTTTACAAAAACGAAGAAATTATTGGTGTCGATGCCATCATTCCTCGCATTGGTGCTTCTGTTACTTTTTATGGTGCAGCGGTAGTGCGGCAGTTTGAAATGATGAAAGTGTTTACAGCCACCGAATCACAAGCCTTAGTGCGTAGTCGTGATAAGTTGCGCAGCTTGCAATTGTTGGCTCGTGCAGGAGTAGGAATGCCTAAAACAGCTTTCGCATCCTCTGCTAAAAACATTGATTTAATATTAGAGGAAATTGGGGGTTTGCCAGTTGTGATAAAGCTTTTGGAAGGAACGCAAGGTATTGGTGTGGTGCTGGCAGAAACGTATAATTCTGCAAAATCAATGTTTGAAGCTTTTCTGGATTTGGATGCAAATATTTTGGTGCAGGAATTTATAAAAGAAGCAAATGGTGCGGATTTACGGGTGTTTATAGTAGATGGAGAAGTGGTGGGAGCCATGCGACGACAAGGAAAATCCGATGAATTTAGGAGTAACTTACACCGCGGCGGAGTGGCACAACTGGTGAAACTCAGCAAAGAGGAAAAGCGTACCGCTTTAAAATGTGTAAAAAAATTGGGCCTTTCCATTGCCGGTGTCGATATGCTGCAGAGCAAGCGTGGCCCGCTGGTGTTGGAAGTTAACTCTTCGCCGGGACTCGAAGGAATTGAAGGCGCAACAAAAGCAGACATCGCCGGAAAAATAATTGAATACGTAGAGCGAAATGTAAATATTCATCATTCTGAAAAGCCTTTATGA
- a CDS encoding succinylglutamate desuccinylase/aspartoacylase family protein codes for MKDTEALEICGKVIQPGESLHFNLTSYRLPISDMLDTPVYVFRSLKPGPIVLLQGGMHGNETNGVEIVRQLVSRHGIKNPIMGTIIAIPILNIAGFIAGTRDLPDGRDLNRCFPGSKNGSLGSRIAYSLTKEILSQIDLGIDFHTGGEKINNYPQLRCSFEDALALEYAKVFHPPFILNSPYRDKSFRREAAKNNKPILVYEAGESLRFTKLAVEQGVQGTLRLLNHLGVCSIPVPKVDHTIILSSTSWIRARKAGLFRTTKKYGSYIEKDEIIGTISDPYGEKEYDLKAPADGFLIAINNKPVVNEGDALIHVGIEK; via the coding sequence ATGAAAGATACGGAAGCACTTGAAATTTGCGGAAAAGTAATTCAACCGGGTGAGAGCCTTCACTTTAATTTAACCAGTTATCGCCTTCCCATTTCCGATATGTTAGACACACCGGTATATGTGTTCCGATCCTTAAAACCCGGACCCATTGTGCTTTTGCAAGGCGGCATGCATGGCAATGAAACCAACGGAGTTGAAATTGTGCGTCAATTGGTAAGTCGACACGGAATTAAAAATCCCATTATGGGGACAATCATCGCCATTCCCATTTTAAACATTGCAGGCTTCATCGCAGGTACACGCGATCTGCCCGATGGGCGCGACCTCAATCGTTGTTTTCCGGGAAGTAAAAATGGATCCTTGGGCAGCAGAATCGCTTACAGTTTAACCAAAGAAATTTTGTCTCAAATTGACCTGGGTATTGATTTTCATACCGGTGGCGAAAAAATAAATAATTACCCGCAGTTGCGCTGCAGTTTTGAAGATGCACTTGCATTGGAATACGCCAAAGTGTTTCACCCTCCCTTTATTTTAAACTCACCTTATCGCGATAAATCTTTCCGCAGAGAAGCCGCAAAAAACAACAAACCTATTTTGGTTTATGAAGCCGGTGAATCCCTCCGATTTACGAAGCTCGCAGTAGAACAAGGCGTGCAGGGAACACTTCGCTTGCTGAATCATTTAGGAGTTTGTTCCATTCCTGTTCCAAAAGTAGACCACACCATTATTTTAAGCAGTACTTCCTGGATTCGAGCCCGAAAAGCAGGCCTTTTTCGCACCACAAAAAAGTATGGTTCTTACATCGAAAAAGATGAAATCATAGGCACCATTTCCGACCCTTACGGAGAAAAGGAATATGACTTAAAAGCACCGGCAGATGGGTTCTTAATAGCCATCAACAACAAACCTGTAGTAAACGAAGGTGATGCCCTCATCCATGTAGGCATCGAAAAGTAA